A region of the Flavobacteriales bacterium genome:
GTTTCCATAAAATCCGCATCAGTAATTAAAGACTGAATTAGAAATATATCTCTACCTCTAATATTGTCAAGAAACTGGACTGTCTTTTCTCCGTCTGGAAACTTATCAATTGCTATGTCTCCTACAGGATTATCTAACAAATCGCAGACTTTTTTCGTAGTCTCTTTTTGTGACGAACCTGAGAAAATCATTAATTTATTCACTACACCATCTTACTTGGGTTTTTCTATAATGTCAATCAAATAATTTGCCATAACTTTTAATTTATCTTTGAATGCGTTAAACTCAATTGGTTTGATGATATAGCTGTTTACGTCGAGATTATAAGCCTTCTCGATCTCTTCTGGATTAGGAGATGAGGTTAAGATGACAACTATACTCCCTCGTTTTTCACCTGATTTGATTTTTTTTAAAATCTCAAACCCACTAATCTTAGGTAAATTAA
Encoded here:
- a CDS encoding response regulator translates to MSEKQKPIRVVVVEDNLADREIIQEFFVAPSGRQLEFSFFEDGEAAHDYLDHNTGDIVILDINLPKISGFEILKKIKSGEKRGSIVVILTSSPNPEEIEKAYNLDVNSYIIKPIEFNAFKDKLKVMANYLIDIIEKPK